A region of Streptomyces deccanensis DNA encodes the following proteins:
- a CDS encoding jacalin-like lectin, whose amino-acid sequence MRRLLGALAAGALAVTGLATTGATPAAAATSGTFNVLTYNVAGLPEGLSSGSPEKNTPLISPRLGAYDIVNVQEDFNYHAALYAGDNHPYRTATSGGVPFGDGLNTLSDYAFDDFQRVKWNSCTGTNCLTPKGFSLARVRLDEGVYVDLYNVHTNADSDDAALAARRANVTQLSQFIQANSAGNAVIVMGDTNTRYTRTGDNIRSLVSENGLTDPWVQLVKGGVAPALGADALVCPTTAPTNDCEVVDKVFFRDSNVVNLTATRYNNDWAKFLDSAGANLSDHFPHTVDFSWTLNSRLRASDFAGGPHGTAFTDADDLPSTVSPRTLTLRGSSRLDAVSLTHDGGTTLTHGGTGGTATSLTLAAGEHLTSVKLTQGQKDGRTRIFSASFGTDKGRTLASGTPTSNTKTFTAPAGWQIVGFTGRSGDEIDKLGVLYAPIG is encoded by the coding sequence CTGAGACGACTGCTCGGCGCCCTCGCCGCCGGTGCGCTGGCCGTCACCGGTCTCGCCACCACCGGTGCCACGCCCGCCGCGGCCGCCACGAGCGGCACGTTCAACGTGCTGACGTACAACGTCGCCGGCCTCCCGGAGGGGCTGAGTTCCGGGAGCCCGGAGAAGAACACGCCGCTGATCTCGCCGCGTCTCGGGGCGTACGACATCGTGAACGTGCAGGAGGACTTCAACTACCACGCGGCGCTGTACGCGGGTGACAACCACCCCTACCGCACCGCCACGAGTGGCGGAGTGCCCTTCGGCGACGGCCTCAACACGCTGTCGGACTACGCGTTCGACGACTTCCAGCGGGTGAAGTGGAACAGCTGCACCGGCACCAACTGCCTCACCCCGAAGGGCTTCTCGCTGGCCCGCGTGCGGCTCGACGAGGGCGTCTACGTCGACCTCTACAACGTGCACACCAACGCCGACTCCGACGACGCGGCCCTCGCCGCCCGCCGCGCCAACGTCACCCAGCTCTCGCAGTTCATCCAGGCGAACTCGGCGGGCAACGCGGTGATCGTCATGGGGGACACCAACACCCGCTACACGCGCACCGGCGACAACATCCGCTCGCTCGTGTCCGAGAACGGGCTCACGGACCCCTGGGTGCAGCTGGTCAAGGGCGGTGTCGCCCCGGCCCTGGGCGCCGACGCGCTGGTCTGCCCGACGACCGCGCCGACCAACGACTGCGAGGTCGTCGACAAGGTCTTCTTCCGCGACAGCAACGTGGTGAACCTGACCGCCACCCGCTACAACAACGACTGGGCCAAGTTCCTCGACTCCGCGGGCGCCAACCTCTCCGACCACTTCCCGCACACGGTCGACTTCTCCTGGACCCTCAACTCCCGGCTCCGGGCCAGCGACTTCGCCGGCGGCCCGCACGGCACGGCGTTCACCGACGCCGACGACCTGCCCTCGACGGTCTCGCCCCGCACCCTGACCCTGCGCGGCAGCTCCCGCCTCGACGCGGTCTCGCTCACGCACGACGGCGGTACGACGCTGACCCACGGCGGCACCGGCGGCACGGCGACCTCGCTCACCCTGGCCGCCGGCGAGCACCTCACCTCCGTGAAGCTGACGCAGGGCCAGAAGGACGGCCGTACCCGGATCTTCTCCGCCTCCTTCGGCACCGACAAGGGCCGCACCCTCGCCTCCGGTACGCCCACCTCGAACACGAAGACCTTCACCGCGCCCGCCGGCTGGCAGATCGTGGGCTTCACCGGCCGCTCGGGCGACGAGATCGACAAGCTGGGCGTCCTGTACGCTCCGATCGGCTGA
- a CDS encoding PHP domain-containing protein, translating into MGHGHAHGHHHHGHDHDHDHGHDHGAAAAPLPAAFDAAVPDEELSPEQRSRRSLLRRAGLLGAGLTAASVLGQAAATAPAHASSGGRRSGGFLWLAGDHHIHTQYSSDGKYRVVDQVRQGAKHGMDWLVITDHGSATHAKIGVEKVNPDIKAARAAHEDTLVFQGLEWNIPGAEHGTVFVHPGRNEVSVLKQFETDYDGSVKGASDSTPANEALAIAGLAFLGDQVRRRKVKDALMLANHPARRGVDSPHEIRGWRDATGTGRQIAVGFEGAPGHQAAGLPAPLGMARARGIYDNNPSANSFPGYPLESYRTWGGFDWMTATVGGLWDSLLAEGKPWWITANSDSHQVYADTAVRGGPDSDFTANGKHTDPVYGGKIDITQGDYWPGQYSRTHVGADGFSYAAVMDGIRAGRIWVDHGGLLSGLDVRVSGGSRWATLGGALHVKKGTKVTLTVDVALAGGPNWAGFVPKLARVDVIRGDVTGTPADKDTFTAPTAKVVKSYEVNKSTGTVRLTYELGKVDRPLYVRLRGSDGNRSAVGALGAAVDPAGPAIDVVGDADPWRDLWFYSNPVWVLPS; encoded by the coding sequence ATGGGGCACGGGCATGCGCACGGTCATCACCATCACGGCCACGACCACGACCACGACCACGGTCATGACCACGGGGCCGCGGCGGCCCCGCTCCCCGCGGCCTTCGACGCCGCCGTGCCCGACGAGGAGCTGAGCCCCGAGCAGCGGTCGCGCCGCTCCCTGCTGCGCCGCGCGGGCCTGCTGGGCGCGGGTCTGACGGCCGCGAGCGTCCTGGGTCAGGCGGCGGCGACCGCCCCGGCCCACGCGTCCTCCGGCGGGCGGCGCAGCGGCGGTTTCCTGTGGCTGGCCGGTGACCACCACATCCACACCCAGTACAGCAGCGACGGCAAGTACCGGGTCGTCGACCAGGTCCGCCAGGGCGCCAAGCACGGCATGGACTGGCTGGTCATCACCGACCACGGCAGCGCCACGCACGCCAAAATCGGTGTGGAGAAGGTCAACCCGGACATCAAGGCGGCCCGTGCCGCGCACGAGGACACGCTCGTCTTCCAGGGCCTGGAATGGAACATCCCGGGCGCCGAGCACGGCACGGTCTTCGTCCACCCGGGCCGCAACGAGGTCTCCGTCCTCAAGCAGTTCGAGACCGACTACGACGGCAGTGTGAAGGGCGCCTCCGACTCCACGCCCGCCAACGAGGCCCTGGCGATCGCGGGTCTCGCCTTCCTCGGTGACCAGGTCCGCCGCCGCAAGGTCAAGGACGCCCTGATGCTCGCCAACCACCCGGCACGGCGAGGTGTCGACTCCCCGCACGAGATCCGCGGCTGGCGCGACGCGACCGGTACGGGCCGCCAGATAGCCGTCGGCTTCGAGGGCGCCCCCGGCCACCAGGCCGCCGGCCTGCCCGCACCGCTCGGCATGGCCCGCGCCCGGGGCATCTACGACAACAACCCCAGCGCCAACTCCTTCCCCGGCTACCCCCTGGAGAGCTACCGCACCTGGGGCGGCTTCGACTGGATGACCGCCACCGTCGGCGGCCTCTGGGACAGCCTCCTCGCCGAGGGCAAGCCCTGGTGGATCACCGCCAACTCGGACTCCCACCAGGTGTACGCGGACACCGCCGTACGGGGCGGCCCGGACAGCGACTTCACCGCCAACGGCAAGCACACCGACCCCGTCTACGGCGGAAAGATCGACATCACCCAGGGCGACTACTGGCCCGGCCAGTACAGCCGTACGCACGTCGGCGCCGACGGCTTCTCCTACGCCGCCGTCATGGACGGCATCCGCGCCGGCCGGATCTGGGTCGACCACGGCGGGCTCCTCAGCGGCCTCGACGTCCGGGTCTCCGGCGGCAGCCGCTGGGCCACCCTCGGCGGCGCGCTGCACGTCAAGAAGGGCACCAAGGTCACCCTGACCGTGGACGTGGCCCTGGCCGGGGGACCCAACTGGGCCGGATTCGTCCCCAAGTTGGCCCGCGTGGACGTCATCCGGGGTGATGTGACCGGCACACCCGCCGACAAGGACACCTTCACCGCGCCGACCGCCAAGGTCGTGAAGTCGTACGAGGTGAACAAGTCCACCGGCACGGTCCGGCTCACCTACGAACTCGGCAAGGTCGACCGCCCGCTCTACGTCCGGCTGCGGGGCAGCGACGGCAACCGCTCGGCCGTCGGCGCGCTGGGCGCGGCCGTCGACCCGGCGGGCCCCGCGATCGACGTCGTCGGTGACGCCGACCCGTGGCGCGACCTGTGGTTCTACTCCAACCCGGTCTGGGTCCTGCCCTCGTGA